In Setaria italica strain Yugu1 chromosome IX, Setaria_italica_v2.0, whole genome shotgun sequence, the genomic stretch AATATAGAAGGGTATTATGACTCAAGTCCTTGTCCAGAATGCCAACTACTACAGTTGGAACTGAGGTGTATATAAGGGAATAGAAAACACTACTCCAATCTGTTAATGCCAGAGTTGCAGAATAAGCTGTATATAAGATATACCTACAGAGATAATGAAACATGTCAAACTTTCAGAAAATAAAGAGTATTGCAATAATAATTTTTGGCACTTAGCGAACTCTAATGGATCTCAAATGAACAATTACTGTAAGTTGGGCCCTAAACTGCCTGATTGTCAttaaacaaacaaaataaatatcaaacTTACAGTAAATCAAGATGTATATGATATCACAAATGAATATAACCATGTGCAAATGATTTCTCTACAAAGAATCACACATGGCACATGGACATGCATGCACAGATCAATTCACACCATCTGACAACCACCATTTCAGTCTTCTATACTGTTTTGCAATGTTTGTCCAGTTCACATATCTAAGTGGGTATTTGATTATTATTTAGAACTATGTCGAATTTGTACTCATTGGATAGACCAGTAGTTCATCTATCGAACAAAACCAATAACGACCTGATTTCATAAAAACTTGCTTAGCTTATGAGCCTCCAAGGTATGTGGACCAGAAAAACATTGTAAAACAGAGGTGGTACTATGCAATGCTAAAATTCTGAAATCTAAATGCTCAAGCACCAATGAAAAAAGGCTCTACAGGGAACACACAAGCATAGTGAGGGGGAGGTCATACCAGAAAAGCATTAACACAAAAACAGCATTCCGATAGAAGTTGTAGAGGATCATGTAAGCGATGCGCTGATAATTCCAGTGCCCATGTACAAGAAGTAATCTCTTCAGAAAGCGGAACTGTCCCATAGCAAAGTCTGAAGCCATCACTGCCTGACGGCCTTCTTGACCGCATATACCAACACCAACATCTGCCATCTGTATCATTGAAACATCATTTGCCCCTGCCAAAAGATGAAACAGGATCACAATAGGAAGGTGTGTTGCTTGGAAGGTTAAAGAGTAGAAAAAATTATAGTCACAAGAATAAGATGACAAAAGGCAAATATAAGTGTAAGTATCTGTTTCATTGTGGTCCATCAAAAATTTTCATCTCTGCTGTTGAAAGATTATGTTCAACATATAGTGAATTAATAGTACAAACTATTACCAATATACACTTGAACAGGACCCTTTTGAAATGCAGCTATCAGATATGGTCAAGATAAATAAAACAATTTTTAGCTCTATTTACGGATAATGCAGTTCAATTATAACGGGAAAACTAAAAAGGACACCATTCACTAGAATTTCAACTCTTGTTTAAGAAAGTTTCCATCAGCCATTACTAGCAATCACACATAAAATTTTAAGCAATTGATTGTTAACAGATGGACTGAGGTACTAACTAGAAAAGGTATTCAGTATCTCACCATCACCAATCGCTAGGGTCATGTCACTCGTTCTGCTTTTAATCAAATCAACAATGCCAGCCTTTTGCAGAGGAGCAACACGGCAGCAAATGACGACTTTACATGAAGTTGCCAAGTCAAATAACTGTCAAATAGAAAGTAGCAAAAGGTTAATTCAAGAATGAAGGCACAAGAAATTCACTTCAACTCGATAATAAAGCTATTGCATGTGCATTGAGGGATGATCTGTGGAAACGATAGTGCATTTAACTGACCACCAAATTAAAAATATGTGACAATTATAAAAGGAAAAATTCCTCGCATGCCACTGGGTAAAACCTAAATCCCTCATATGCCACTGTCACTGGCTGCGGGGTCCCCAGATGTCATAGACACATCGGTGAGACGGTGACATATGATGGATTATGATTTTTCAAACAGGCATATAAGATTATAAAAAGTCAACTAGTGCAGATGAGATCAAACCTCAGATTCAAGATCTTTCTCTAGAATATAAACAAGGGAGCTCCCATCAATTATCAGTGCTAGCTCAGTGCCATCAAAATTTGTCACTTTCTCGCTGTACTCTGACTTGTCACCAGCAATGACTCCAGTTAATTCAAAGTTTGGAGTAGCACTTTCAGACATGTGGCCGTTTGAGGACCTCAATTTAGAAATATCACCATTGTACAAATCTTCTGCACCTTGTGAATCCCTTCGAAAATCAGCCGACTTTATTCCAAATCTGGCTTTAGCATCAGCTAGAAGATGCTTGCACTCAAACTCTGAGGAACCATTTATGATAATTGAATGCATGCTTGGAGTCAACAGCCGACATGACAAACCAATTGATATAGCAGTTTCTTGTTTATCGCCTGTAAGAACCCACACCTTGATTCCAGCCTGCCGGAGGGACTCAATGGCCTCAGGAACACCATCCTGCAACTTATCTTCAATTCCGGTTGCACCAAGAAGAGTCAGATTGCACTCTACTAGACCTGCTGTCTGACGGAGCTTTGCTGATCTCTCATGCATGGAGGTACTAGCTTCTTCATAGCTTTCCTGCCATTCAATGAATTCTGCATCCGTTAGGTTTTTTGAACCAATCACTAAGGTTCGTAGACCCTCTGATGAATATCCTGACAAATGATTTTTTGTAGCTTCTATAATTTTGGCATGCAATGAATCATAAAGCCCATCACCAATCTCTACTTTCAAAATGCTCAACATTGATGTATCAGCACCTTTCACAAGAACTTTTACATTGTTGTCCGGAAACCTTACAACAACAGACATCCTTTTTCTCACACTGTCAAATTCATGGAGACCAAGAACATCCAACCTGGTTATAACAATAAGATTGGTTAGTAAATACACCCCTGAAAAAAGTTAGAACATATAAAATGCATTCCTTGGGACTGATATTGGTGGTAGCTACAATTTGTCACAGAGAActtagaaggttgcagtatttACCTTAACCTCTCCCCCAAAACATCTATAACAATGTGACCGGTTGTTCTTTCCACAAGAGTATACCCGTAAGCAGAAGCTGCAGTTACTAAAGCCTGCTCATCAGGTGACTCTCCCTGATAATCAATTGCACCTATCTCATCCACTTCGTTCGTCAAGTCGTGAGAAGTCTCTGTGCTGACAGGGATTACTGTGTTGCATGCAGCCAGAGTAAGGAAAAAGTCATGAGCAGCAAGCCTTTCTTCCCCAATCAATGGTTGATTCAGAAGCGCCATCAGTGCCGAATCAACATTGATTTTGGGCTTCCTGCCACTTTGTCTCAATGACTCTGTAAAATGAGACAAGCTTATTATGGATTGATGAATGATCTAAAGTTAATGAGGTTGAGAAAATAAATCATTTGATTTGCTGGCACGGAGACAGGAAATCTGAATAATTCTGAATTTGGCATAGTATGGACTATAGACCAGGTTTCAAAgaccattttttaaaaaatccaaGACCTAGAAGGAGCCAAGTTACCACCTTACCAGTTGTTCATTTAATCCCAGACACTTCTTATTTTTCAATTCAGGCACACTCACAATGGACTATTGGAACATGGTTTAGACAATAATATAGCAGGTCTGCTATCCGAGTATGGTAGTACCTAGCAGACTAGCACCAAAATGGGCAGACTGCAGATACAGGCTTCCATTGTTCTCATCAACAAACTGTGGTAAAATGTGGTGTTTTCTTTCTTCTCATTGGAGCATCGActtttaaaatgaaaaaaattataatttgcTGTGCAACTTGGTCAGGCAAGGATCGCAACAGAAATGAACAAGTTATATGGTGTACAAGTTGGATTATTTATGCAAACAAGCTGCAAAATACAGCTCCTCCAATAAAAGCAGGATAGTAGGTGGAAATTTTATGGCTGATCAAGAAATTTGAAAGTTTGGGTTTAACCTAGTATAGTGATGGATGGAATATGGGGCCCAACTATGGTTGCTTCTCGGTTTTCTCCTAGAGAACAAGCTATCTAAAAGGTTACTCAAAGTTCTTAACACAAAAAGAAGAGGCtgattcaaaaaagaaaagaaaaaacagaggTCGGTAGCCTTGCCTGTAGTGCTTATTTCATGTGAAAAGTCACTAGTGACTTGCAAAGAACTGCCATAGTTCTTCCCGTAGATGCTAGCTTGCTGAAATTCCATCTTGTTTTGTGTCAAGGTGCCTGTTTTGTCAGAAAATATGTATCGTATTTGGCCCAGGTCCTCGTTGATATTCAAGGATCGACACTGAAATCTTGAGCCTGAATTACTGTCATACATGCGTGTATCTCCAATCATGAAGTATGATTGCCCCACCCTGACTAACTCCATTGTGATGTACAGAGATATCGGTATCATTATCTGAAAGATTATCACGGAACTGAGGAAGGAGAAAAATATCTCTAAAGCAATGCCATAAAACTTGAAATCTTTTCGATTCTCCCGGCCAAAAGTAAAGTACTTTCTTCTATAGTATGGCAGGGCGTCCAGGTTTTTAGAATTTTTAAACAGCCAAACCCCCATCCCAGTAGCCACAACTGAGCATATGATCAAGAGGAAAGCTGATAACCAAAGTGTTTCCCTGTTCATGTAACTCTCTAGGTTGCTGCTCTTTGAAGGAGATATCGTGCTGTTCAACATAGCTTTTGTCTCCTGACCAGCATAGACGACGACCCCAATAATCCATTCTGTGTTTTTAAGCTGACATCCACGTAATACAATGTTTGATTGTCCAAGTGGAACCCTCTGGCTGTTCAACTCCATGGTAGCTGTAAACTCGTAGATATTTCTGTTGGGCTGCTCACATTTGATCAAGCCTGAATATGAGGCATCGCATATCATGGAAGTAGTTTCCTGGCGAGCATACCTTGTTTTTAGGTTGGACTCTCCATCTAAATTCATAGTTTGGATATAAGCGATACCATTTGGATCACTTGTACCCAGCAAAACCATGTCACATGGCATGGTTTCATTGGCATGAATTTTGACAACCTCCCCTGCACAAATGTTTTTCCACTTTTTCAACCGAAAATCACCATGTTGAAGGACAAGTGCCTCTCGGTTATTTTCATTTCTGTCGGACCTGTGACGCCGCCAATCCTCATATCCATCTTTTATAGCAGTCACAAACAACACAAAAAGCAGCGGGAAAAGAGAAGCAGTTCTTCCAAATACAGCTAAAGGAGGGAGCTGGTTAAGAGCAGCTATGACTAGGAAGTATACGTATGCCAGCCGATGAAACTGTATGAAGAGGTTCTTAGGCAGGAAAGTAATCAAAGTATACTTGCTTGTCCTGATCTCATTCCCAGTAAATTCATACCGATCGTTTGTCCTGTTAGGATCATTAATGTAAATTAACCTTGGCTCATGCTCAGATGAAAATGGATCTTCAAACTGTGAACTCTTGTTCCTGACTCTCTGGGAGCGATTTGGCTTCTCATGGGAAGTAGATACCATTCCGATATCTAGTGATGATGGAGAACGCTGCATCTCCATTGCACCACCCCAAGAAACCTTCCGCTGCCTCTCCTTCTGAGAGCATTCCACCGAGAGACGATGGAAGAAGTGTGAATCAGCAGACTGGAAGTGCTCTGCCACCCTGCTCACATCAGACACCTCCTGATGATGTCCTGGTTCAACCTCCCTTTCATCTGCAAGGCTTACAGAAGCCGTGTCACAATCCTCGTACAGTGATGAAGAGAATGAATCAGTAGTGCAGAGGCAGCCTAATGAGGCTACCGAAGGCCGAGCAGGAGCCTGCTGCTTTAAAGGTGAATCTGCACTTCCGGACGACGACGGGAGCAAGGGCTGACCAGTAGTCATATATAACTGCCGGCTCCCAACCCCAACATCATCACAATAAGAACTCCAGCTACAAGGAGGGGCTCAGTTGAACGATGCAGGATTCCAGCATACTGTGTGCTGAACCCGTCTCATCTTTGCACAATTTAACACCATGCGCAGCTCCACAATTACAGATTACTCCAACCTATTGAAACAAAACATACAGCAAAAGCTTTAGTATCATCAGTCCATGTACTACTCTAAGGACAATGGCTCACTCTGGAGCACACCTCGACAGCTATTACTCGAAGCTGGATCAAAAACTCCTCGAGCTTCTAGTGAATGCAGGTTAGTTAAAGTAAAAACAGCTGAATCAGCAACTACTGAACTTCGTAAATGTACAAAAAGGGAAACAATATTGCACACGCAAAGGGAAAACTCAAAACCTAATCAATCAATCGAGTACCGATTCAAGCACCTAAAATTCAAATTCTCTAATACCGGAGTTATGTCCAGAAGCTAGATCAAACAATTCGCACCGCTTTAACGAGATAAAATCAGCCGATAAACCCCCGAAGAAAAACTTCACGCGGAACATTTCCCAGATCACGCCAAAGGGAGACAACATGGGGACCAGGACAGGATCAGGACACGCACCGGCAGCAGGGGCGCCTCTGGATCGAGCCAAACCAATGCCGAGCCGAGCGTGCGGCGGCGCCCTCCCTGTCGGCGCGGCGGATCCGGCTGGGCGCCTCTGGCGGATCTgaccgcgccgcggcggcggtggcgggggcggcgggctgcGGCGCCGCGCTCCGGGGGTCGGATCGCGCGGATCCGGCGGGGCCGCGCGATGCGCCTGGGGTTTCGCCCGCGCGACGGCGGACGGCGACGTGgcgaggggagaggaggagagcggcGGGCGGCTAAGGTGTGTGGTGTGAGACGAGATGaactacaattttttttcctcgcctttttttttttgtcttcgtTTTTCCGCGTTCGTGAGATcggggaggcgaggcgagggggaagggaggaggcgctggagctggGGTGCTGGACGGGTGGAGGAGCGCGAATTATTCACCCGATTCGCGTGTGATTTGTGCGTCGCTTCGCTGCGTTGTATCGTTTGCGGGGGTTATTTCCAGTTTTGCCCATGGCGTTGGGGTTATTTTGGGGGGACGAGCTTGTCGTGAGCTGATTCTGGCAAGTACAGTTCAGGTGTGGCAGTTCAAAATCTCCAACTTCTTGCTGCTGCCCAACAACTTTCGACCTCTCCAGCTCAGAAGGCATATTTTTGGCAAAgatttcttaatttttttcagGATGCCCTTGAAAATCTTGTGCAGTGCCAGCCTGCTAGGAAACAACACTTGAGATGTGGGAATTGGACTTCACTTTTGGTGAAAAAAATGGCACTGTTTCAATCAAACTCTCACAAAAACCTAAGTTCATTTTTGCAATGAAATATGTGAAAATTTACAAACCAAAAACCTACACATGGCTATTTCTCCAAGCATATTGAGTCAACCTATAAGCGTATAGAAtgtcttctccttttctttttacacTTGTCTGTTTAAATACAAGACATTTACCTAAATACCATCATATGGATCAGATATTGGGATAACAatgttcaaaaagaaaaagtatGTACTCCGTACAAGAAAGAAAAGACGCAGCGATACTTTTTCCCTGCTCTAGCGCATTTCATATATGTAGTCcttatttctattttttcaTATTTCTCTCACTTAATATACATAAAAAAGGTAGCCATCTAGTAGGTTTTTTACGATAAAGAAAGCTTTATCACGCCACCTCCATCGCTTTTAAAGTGTTTTCTAGCATTGAAAGCAACTTCACATACAATGGACTCGTACAACTATTATCCACCTAGTGTAATATCGTTTTCCATTTATTATTATCCTTTCACGAATCAAAATTTCTTTATTATGAAGCGAAACACAATACATGTGATTCTTTTTCGATTACAAACtgaaaaatactccctccgttccaaattgtaggtcgttttagcttttccaggttcatagatattattatgcatctagacatacactgtaTTTTacatgtataataatatctatgcaccttaaaaagttaaaacgaactgcaatttggaacggagtgaGTAGAGAGCAAAAGCCACCGAACGCAACCTCTGTTTCTCACCTTTTCATACTACTAGCGACCAACCATGCATATTAAATATTATAGTCATATTACTTTCACAATCAAAAGGTTTGCTTTCCCTTTCCTTAGTAGCATAATCAAAGTGCGCAATTCCGATAAAATTAAATGAATGTGTTGTTTGCTtcgcgaaaaaaaaaagaggaaatgcGTTTGCCGTGGCGTGTTTCCGCGGGAGGAGGCGACGTGAAGAGAGGTCTTCGCGCTTTTCTTCGTCCGTTGGGAAATCAAGTCACGGATATCCACGGGCCCACCACGCCACCACCGTCGTCCCCGGCCGAACTCGCATTTGACGACGACGAGTGGAGCGCTGGCAACCAATACCCCTGGATTGGATCGCAGACGGAGTGCTTTGGTGGATCCAGATCATCCACTACCGCGTAGGAAATCCACTACAGAGACCCATTGCCGGCGCCGGTGCCCTGAACAGAGATCCCCTGATCTCTTCTTGTCCATGTTGCTGCTTCGAAGAGAACCCATGTGCTCAATGCTACGGAGTAGTAGCTAATTTCATCGCTGCGAACACAGGCATCCGGGCATGTGATGTACGGTACCCAAATCCAGACGCAGCACGATCCGGCCTCGGGGCCTCAGAGTCTAGTGGTCTTGCTCAAATTCTTTTTCGCAGAATTCACATGCAGGAGACTGGAAGAGTGTACTGCAAAGTCTCCGCCGATGACGAACTTTGCGGCGAATTTCGTCACATCAGCAGCGCTGGCCACTGAACTTCTGGAGTTCTGAATGCTGCTGCACCTGCACTTGCGCAGCTCGGGTTCTGGGGGGCCAATGGCGCAGAGGGCAGGGTCTCAGAAGATCCGGGGAACCCGTGCGTGCGCGCACGTTCGCCGACGTGGATCCGTGAACTTTTCCGGctcgcgtcgtcgtcgcctggTTCGTTCGGTTGGGTTGGGGAGTTGGGACCATCTTTTTCCTGGGCCTTTCCCTTTTTCCTCCGCCGTATTGCTGCTTGCTTATCGCCACGACCCACGAGTGTTCCGGCCCAAAGCTAAACAAACACTATCCACAAATCATTCTTTCAAAGAAGGATTTGCACAAATCATCATGTCGTAGCGTGTCGCCGCGCGGTCGGTAACCGCGGAACGTTGCGTATCGAGCCTCGAAATTTCTGAATTTTTAGCTGCCAGCCTGCCACCATACTCCAAGTCTGCAATCCTCTCTGCGACTCTGCCTTGTTTCGTTGCGTCTGGCAAACAAAGAGGCGGCGAAAACCTACTTGCCGCACGCGATCAAGCCACGGAGTGCGCGTTCAGCAATCAGAACGGGAACGTGGGACGGCAGCAAGTGGAAATCGTGCAGCTGCAGATAAGCCAGCCGCACTGGCGCGCCCGGTCACTGAATCACCACCCCTCACCCGGGCCCAAAAGTCAGCCGTGATCCATCCGTCCGGTGCAGAAGCGGAACGTGCCGCGCTCAGCTGACGCCACCAGCCCATCACCGACGCCACAAGTCCACAGGCCAGGCCCCCACCGCCCATGCCTCGCAGTCGCAGTCGCAGGCGCGCGCCCGTCCATCGAACGCACGCAGGCACCACCACGTCGGTCGGGtccggcggcagctccggccCCAGTCACCCCGCCACGCCACGGCGCCACCTCTGCCCCCGCGACCCAACGCGTGGTCGCCCCACGCGTCTTGTCGCGCGGCCCCGCCACGCGCGCGACGCGCCCGGAATCTTCGCGTCCCGGGGCCGGCCCCCGCCACGGATAAAGACGCAGCATCCGGCATCTCCCACGGCCGGATTCTCCGGCTCCCCTGATCCCATCCCATCCCCTCCAAACGTGTTCACCGATCCCGACGAAGCGAACAGAGAGAGACATGCAGCCCGTGTCGCGCTTGGCCCCCGCGCGGCCGCACGCGCGCGTGGGGACGACGACGTCGAAGTGCCAGGCCCGTGCCGcggccacgacgagccgcggctgCGCCTGGCCCTGCAGGCGCGTGGCTCCCGCGCCGCGCCTGCGCGCCCGCGCGACGTCGTGCGGAGGCCGGGGCACGACGGAGCCCGTCGAGGCGCGGGAGGACAacgcggagccggcggcggtcgaTGAGGCGGAGGCTGGGCTGGCGCCGGAGGAGCTGGAggtgctggaggaggcggccaTCGCGGGGGTGGacgaggggcggcggcccaCGGACTACGACCGCCGCGCGCACATCTTCGAGGAGAGCTCGCGGGTATTCCGGGAGCTCAAGCACCAacgggacggcgacggcggaggcggacaCGGTGGTGTGGCCGATGCTGCCACGGCGGCTGGAACAGGAACGCGCGAACATCAGCAGCTTGGGTGAAGCACCGTAGTAACGCTACTACGGTAGCGAACTTGTACGGTTGGAGTGATCAATCGTGTACGCTATGCTCACCGTTCAGACAGCGTTAGCGAGAACGGAGAAACGAATACGAGTGTACGACTCGAACTAATTGCGCTGCAATGTAAATGTTCAGATGGCTTGACTGAGGCGAACGAAAGCTTGTGCACACTCCGGTTCTGAGCTGTATGAAGCTCGTGCGATTGTGGCGACTGACGTCGCGTAACAAGCCAGGGTCGTGCATTTCGGTTCACGTCATCTATCTATTATCTTCACGTCATCGTTCGCCGAGACATTAATCAGAAAATACAACTCTTAAAAGAAGTCACCTTAGTTAAAAGAAGTCACCTTAGTGTAACAGTCTATATTATTCTAAAGAACAAAGAATCTAAAGAATCCATATTAAGTTAAACATTTGATATTGTTATCAAACTTGGAGTCCATTGTAAAAAGGCCTACTGCTATTTTCTACGGGAATTGGACTCCATATGGCCATCTTTCCATAATCATGACTCCGGTTAAGTGCAAAAAGcctcaaaaaaagaaagaaagatgacATCATAAACCGTGTCCGTTTCTAAATATGTAAAAAAGGGGAAGTTCACGTCACGAGGTTAGGCCGGTCAGGTCCTATGACCGACTCTGATACATAGTATATGCTCACACTCAatgtataaataaaacattAGTGCAATTGATACAATTAATTTTGGTTGCACAATGTTTTCTAGCAGAAAAGTATTTTTCTATGTTCTGTCGACTGGAACTCAAACAACATGGACAGTGATTCTTCATTATCGTATTAATAGTAATTAAAAGAAGCCACCATATTTAAAGAGTTTAAAAATTCTCACGttaattaaaaagaaaaggatatgaTGATCTAACGAACTACAGTAATCCTAAGAGTTCATAACAAATACAACtaatcaatatatatatatatatatgaaatatttaaaaaataaaattagaaGCGGACTTTTACAAGGTTTGGGAAGTAATAAAGCTAAATAAATAGTCCATGCCAAATACAACTAATCAATAAATAAATCTTTGTttaaaataatgaaaaaaaatgcttcTCCAATTGCCCTGGATATTGGGAATCAAAATTCTTAAATGAAT encodes the following:
- the LOC101761224 gene encoding phospholipid-transporting ATPase 1, which translates into the protein MTTGQPLLPSSSGSADSPLKQQAPARPSVASLGCLCTTDSFSSSLYEDCDTASVSLADEREVEPGHHQEVSDVSRVAEHFQSADSHFFHRLSVECSQKERQRKVSWGGAMEMQRSPSSLDIGMVSTSHEKPNRSQRVRNKSSQFEDPFSSEHEPRLIYINDPNRTNDRYEFTGNEIRTSKYTLITFLPKNLFIQFHRLAYVYFLVIAALNQLPPLAVFGRTASLFPLLFVLFVTAIKDGYEDWRRHRSDRNENNREALVLQHGDFRLKKWKNICAGEVVKIHANETMPCDMVLLGTSDPNGIAYIQTMNLDGESNLKTRYARQETTSMICDASYSGLIKCEQPNRNIYEFTATMELNSQRVPLGQSNIVLRGCQLKNTEWIIGVVVYAGQETKAMLNSTISPSKSSNLESYMNRETLWLSAFLLIICSVVATGMGVWLFKNSKNLDALPYYRRKYFTFGRENRKDFKFYGIALEIFFSFLSSVIIFQIMIPISLYITMELVRVGQSYFMIGDTRMYDSNSGSRFQCRSLNINEDLGQIRYIFSDKTGTLTQNKMEFQQASIYGKNYGSSLQVTSDFSHEISTTESLRQSGRKPKINVDSALMALLNQPLIGEERLAAHDFFLTLAACNTVIPVSTETSHDLTNEVDEIGAIDYQGESPDEQALVTAASAYGYTLVERTTGHIVIDVLGERLRLDVLGLHEFDSVRKRMSVVVRFPDNNVKVLVKGADTSMLSILKVEIGDGLYDSLHAKIIEATKNHLSGYSSEGLRTLVIGSKNLTDAEFIEWQESYEEASTSMHERSAKLRQTAGLVECNLTLLGATGIEDKLQDGVPEAIESLRQAGIKVWVLTGDKQETAISIGLSCRLLTPSMHSIIINGSSEFECKHLLADAKARFGIKSADFRRDSQGAEDLYNGDISKLRSSNGHMSESATPNFELTGVIAGDKSEYSEKVTNFDGTELALIIDGSSLVYILEKDLESELFDLATSCKVVICCRVAPLQKAGIVDLIKSRTSDMTLAIGDGANDVSMIQMADVGVGICGQEGRQAVMASDFAMGQFRFLKRLLLVHGHWNYQRIAYMILYNFYRNAVFVLMLFWYILYTAYSATLALTDWSSVFYSLIYTSVPTVVVGILDKDLSHNTLLYYPRLYEAGLRNEGYNLTLFWITMVDTLWQSLVLFYVPFFTYNISTMDIWSMGSLWTIAVVIIVNIHLAMDIRRWVLITHLAVWGSIAATFLCMVLIDSIPIFPNYGTIYNMAASRTYWLSVCLIIVLGLLPRFLCKVIYQTFWPSDIQIAREAELLKKLPQPLGSRPESDIS
- the LOC101761753 gene encoding uncharacterized protein LOC101761753; its protein translation is MQPVSRLAPARPHARVGTTTSKCQARAAATTSRGCAWPCRRVAPAPRLRARATSCGGRGTTEPVEAREDNAEPAAVDEAEAGLAPEELEVLEEAAIAGVDEGRRPTDYDRRAHIFEESSRVFRELKHQRDGDGGGGHGGVADAATAAGTGTREHQQLG